The Solenopsis invicta isolate M01_SB chromosome 12, UNIL_Sinv_3.0, whole genome shotgun sequence genome window below encodes:
- the LOC105201771 gene encoding uncharacterized protein LOC105201771, translating to MSMARQLRETPDPSPRARLSRLESPLVIPANSTPETYRNMNVSTLQNWLNRLPDGWNSPQSPDELVIQKRGRRRSIVWSPDLDTYKRRSLLSLSSRDRTPVKSPSTSNAVLKDAARKRLSLIDTRQSGFTTPESKKTSLPSRMSLDTANARINNNLANNLRGLSHEQLVQLIMELVYVQDNSTLRESEKLRSVLSRKMPVADIQPLIEKLIVLRQNVYASLMFVSNLADDSTYSRAYIHLEMFQKTLIDQGRTLQESQHWISLMRYALEAWKITRELPEWENQGSHNITRKCFKNLSQFCTEAMRRGNFETSTLEIYIESLKTIAAECEDFQMCLQIAKEGKHEA from the exons ATGAGCATGGCAAGGCAGCTGCGAGAGACGCCAGATCCTTCCCCGCGTGCGAGACTGTCGCGGCTCGAGAGTCCGTTGGTGATTCCCGCCAATTCAACACCAG aAACATATCGTAACATGAATGTGAGTACATTGCAAAATTGGCTGAACAGGCTGCCCGATGGCTGGAATTCGCCACAGAGCCCCGACGAACTCGTTATTCAAAAGAGAGGTCGACGCAGGTCTATAGTATGGTCTCCTGACCTTGATACCTACAAGCGACGCAGTCTGCTTAG CCTGAGTTCCAGAGACCGCACGCCGGTTAAAAGTCCATCGACGTCAAATGCAGTATTGAAAGATGCTGCTAGAAAGAGACTTTCTCTTATCGATACTCGCCAATCTGGTTTCACTACCCCGGAGAGTAAGAAAACATCATTACCCTCTCGAATGTCATTAGACACCGCAAATGCGCGAATCAACAATAACTTGGCGAATAATTTACGTGGTCTCAGTCATGAGCAACTTGTGCAGTTGATTATGGAATTGGTATACGTGCAGGACAATAGTACGTTACGTGAGAGTGAGAAACTTCGTAGTGTCCTTTCCAGGAAGATGCCAGTTGCGGATATTCAACCattgatagaaaaattaattgtccTGCGACAAAACGTTTATGCCAGTCTCATGTTTGTTTCCAATTTGGCTGATGATTCCACGTACAGTCGAGCTTATATACATCTCGAAATGTTTCAG aaaacTCTAATTGATCAAGGAAGAACATTGCAAGAGTCACAACACTGGATTTCATTGATGCGCTATGCACTAGAAGCATGGAAAATTACTAGAGAATTGCCAGAATGGGAGAATCAGGGTTCTCACAATATCACACGAAAATGCTTCAAGAATCTGTCGCAGTTTTGTACTGAAGCAATGAGAAGAGGGAATTTCGAAACCTCGACTCTGGAAATTTACATTGAAAG tctcAAAACTATAGCCGCAGAATGCGAAGATTTTCAAATGTGTCTACAGATTGCGAAGGAAGGAAAGCATGAGGCTTAA
- the LOC105201770 gene encoding SAC3 domain-containing protein 1 isoform X1: protein MTTSGELIVARCLFMCPGKERRMREREGLLHKYEIDEETKHMKRPKADPAKTIKCFSRSAAGQVMTDPNLLRPPRVLLSTVRYLFTKIITRMDLDWASIYDFVFDRLRSVRQDAVIQRVDATTSILLLEPIVRFHIYAAQRLCEKNISEFDAKINNKHLLECIKQLLVLYDQRSCEDVTDNTEVHRDIERLALNDSRSEMEAIYILLHIGNHEALKRALTLSSDLKKSPAIQLATKISLAWYLRNYVYVRHLVTQLPPLLACAFFCNLQSFRRNVLQIMSSGYNSKVLTFPGLKLQELLYYKDISKIQMDCELFGLTFTNENVLFQKSQFNEQILLANPEMYYSSATLHKFIPKILLECTFNDEY, encoded by the exons ATGACGACGTCCGGCGAGCTAATAGTCGCAAGATGTCTTTTCATGTGTCCGGGAAAAGAGCGACGAAT gagagagagagaaggactATTGCACAAGTATGAAATTGATGAGGAAACGAAACACATGAAGAGGCCTAAGGCTGATCCAGCAAAAACTATAAAATGCTTCAGTCGCTCTGCTGCTGGACAAGTTATGACAGATCCAAACCTGCTGCGTCCACCACGTGTATTATTATCCACTGTTCGATACTTGTTCACAAA aatAATCACACGAATGGATTTAGATTGGGCATCAATATATGACTTTGTGTTTGACCGATTGAGGTCAGTACGACAGGATGCTGTGATACAAAGAGTCGATGCCACCACAAGTATTCTCCTTCTAGAGCCAATTGTCCGATTTCACATATATGCTGCTCAGAG GTTGTGTGAAAAAAACATTTCGGAAtttgatgcaaaaataaataataaacatttgctGGAATGTATCAAGCAGTTACTTGTATTGTATGATCAACGAAGTTGTGAAGATGTAACAGATAACACAGAAGTACATAGAGATATCGAAAGACTAGCATTAAACGATAGCCGGTCAGAGATGGAAGCTATATATATTCTTCTCCATATTGGAAATCACGAAGCTTTAAAAAGAGCTCTTACGCTTTCATCCGATTTGAA AAAATCACCGGCAATTCAGTTAGCTACAAAAATATCACTTGCTTGGTATTTAAGAAACTATGTTTATGTTCGTCATCTGGTTACACAGTTACCTCCGCTCCTAGCTTgtgcatttttttgtaatttgcaaaGTTTCAGAAg aaatgttcTACAAATCATGAGTTCTGGCTATAATAGCAAAGTATTGACATTCCCGGGACTGAAATTGCAAGAACTTTTATACTATAAAGATATAAGTAAAATTCAAATGGATTGTGAGTTATTTGGTTTGACGTTCactaatgaaaatgttttatttcaaaaatcacAGTTCAATGAACAGATTTTGTTG gcTAATCCTGAGATGTATTACTCTTCTGCCACGTTACATAAATTCATACcaaaaattcttttagaatGTACTTTTAACGACGAATACtga
- the LOC105201768 gene encoding myb-like protein P isoform X4, which translates to MREGSGNVADVLAVGGGGAVLVLSELESMAARQQREIAQQRRLLEQKEARLAVLRGAQEPAQQDRLARLRHKLDQQQSKLNRLRLLRSQTDQSRVNNATLTSDLDCIRALFNEKEKELSLAVAKVEELTRQLEELRGRQNAPAGGGSAGSIGGSLTGATGNGHLVTPASAELEKLRRELMYRNKMNEQQNQVVSQQRQALAQRQAEMASIDARIAQLQSRLQRKRALNQRLTHQVGPNGGGVGGVNNTGFPDTKLDGFNNSGKLRPAGNIAAIEPYSHIPNDNDFNLNKNDPKYQTLPYNTKFTMNFKAIEDDVNKNKIQHSASASQLGQRPTFQQYGHQIVHSQSQSHIQGQSQLLGSNQQQQQHNQNLGNQPTTIQSNYNNNNNNNNNNNSNNLICNTAHSFSPDNLSQGLRLHQGHQHQQQSQTQQQQNGNLQQKQHNVTGIGSTSTTSNLIGVTVPSIAQTAQNQHRNLQQTVGGHQKPVSSVAPSFSVKSQIYQTSSTKIHPVMPQTLSLLGRGHNNAAQNYNNQQLATANTQLQSSVGNQETNYRHGYPVVQQQQQQQQYPNQTTGIHTSSPAAVYQMQSSSNLIGLHGTATTTTTFGNSSQKYNQSSQVLSSNDLAQSQDQILNNQKAKFESSKSQDKFEHAMPPSNKHEQQQQQMRYDQNLAGKYEIQQQNSKHDSTGSQGKHDQHLHNAKYESQNSQQYVKHEQQQQQHEGRLSNKYDPTFKHDPSSASQYKPEYKPESNKYESSGQSKFEMVSAKYEPNSTTKHAMVDHVAAKFEIPTKTPDRPFEFDRLTMKSDDRKNFNESREDKTKPALPPKPSKPNPPPRLTHHEKIDMPSSEGINESKMTNANLNSRSDKDEDIPPIPTSEPPESPTETQLANHQILKARPLTLKKVPISEQPKLRYAKSNVHVSINRRIEMPPAFLFPETEIPADLMQTEQQQQHQPQIIDTTDNCKSIVSDDIGDGERLEEADIIDALNVINIEDKPTKMKTDSELTGGTGGEMEVDGGKISEVMRRKKGNLKSSSTGGGGGKVNLSRRVSFDPLALLLDASLEGELELVKKTAKEVANPSSANDEGITALHNAICAGHLEIVKFLVEFGCDVNAQDSDGWTPLHCAASCNNLSMVRFLVEHGACIFATTLSDHETAAEKCEEDEEGFDGCSEYLYSVQEKLGIMNNGQVYAVFDYEAQHADELSLKNSDSVVVLRKGDDNEREWWWSKLGHKEGYVPRNLLGLYPRVQPAKAVD; encoded by the exons CCTCCGATCTGGACTGCATCAGGGCCCTGTTCAATGAGAAGGAGAAGGAACTCTCGTTGGCCGTGGCGAAGGTCGAGGAGCTTACGCGGCAGCTGGAGGAACTTCGAGGTCGTCAGAATGCTCCCGCCGGCGGTGGAAGTGCCGGTAGCATCGGGGGCAGTCTCACGGGTGCCACCGGCAATGGCCATTTGGTCACCCCGGCCAGCGCCGAACTGGAGAAACTCAGGAGGGAGCTTATG TATCGCAACAAGATGAACGAACAGCAAAACCAAGTGGTGTCCCAACAACGGCAAGCCTTGGCGCAACGGCAGGCCGAGATGGCGTCGATAGACGCGCGAATAGCTCAACTCCAGAGTCGTCTCCAACGCAAGAGAGCATTGAATCAACGATTGACGCATCAGGTGGGTCCTAACGGCGGCGGTGTCGGTGGCGTTAACAACACAGGATTTCCGGACACGAAGCTCGATGGTTTCAACAACAGCGGCAAGTTGAGACCGGCCGGCAACATCGCCGCGATCGAGCCGTATTCGCACATACCGAACGACAACGATTTCAATTTGAACAAAAACGATCCCAAGTACCAGACACTGCCATACAACACCAAGTTCACGATGAACTTCAAGGCTATAGAGGACGAcgtgaacaaaaataaaatacaacacTCGGCAAGCGCCTCCCAGTTAGGACAGCGGCCGACCTTTCAGCAATACGGACACCAAATCGTTCACAGTCAGTCGCAATCGCACATTCAAG GGCAATCTCAATTACTAGGAAGCAatcagcagcaacagcagcacaATCAAAATCTCGGCAACCAACCCACGACGATTCAGTCTaactacaataataataacaacaacaataataacaataacagcAACAATCTCATCTGTAATACTGCGCATAGCTTTAGTCCGGACAATCTGTCGCAAGGTCTTCGTCTTCACCAAGGTCATCAGCATCAACAACAATCACAAACGCAGCAACAGCAAAATGGCAACCTCCAACAGAAGCAACACAATGTAACTGGTATTGGCAGTACATCGACAACGTCAAATCTCATCGGTGTTACTGTTCCGTCGATCGCGCAAACTGCGCAGAATCAACATCGAAATCTGCAACAGACCGTAGGCGGTCATCAGAAACCAGTGTCGAGCGTGGCGCCAAGTTTTTCAGTCAAGTCGCAGATTTATCAAACCTCCTCGACCAAAATCCATCCGGTTATGCCGCAGACGTTGAGTCTACTAGGTCGCGGACATAATAATGCGGCGCAAAACTACAACAATCAGCAGTTAGCGACAGCAAACACGCAGCTACAATCCAGTGTCGGGAATCAAGAAACGAATTATAGACATGGTTATCCCGTCGtccaacaacaacagcagcagcagcaataTCCAAATCAGACGACCGGCATTCACACGTCTTCTCCGGCGGCCGTCTATCAGATGCAAAGTTCGTCGAATCTTATCGGCCTTCATGGGACCGCCACTACCACGACGACCTTTGGAAACTCCTCCCAAAAGTATAATCAGTCGTCTCAGGTGTTGAGTTCTAATGATCTCGCGCAGAGCCAGGATCAAATATTGAATAATCAGAAAGCCAAATTCGAATCGAGTAAGAGTCAAGACAAATTCGAACATGCAATGCCGCCGAGCAATAAACATgaacaacaacagcaacaaaTGAGGTACGATCAGAATCTTGCGGGTAAATACGAGATCCAACAACAAAACAGCAAGCACGACTCAACTGGAAGTCAAGGGAAACATGATCAGCATCTGCACAACGCTAAGTACGAGTCTCAAAATTCGCAACAGTACGTCAAACAcgagcagcagcaacaacagcatgAAGGAAGATTGTCAAATAAATATGATCCAACGTTCAAGCATGACCCTTCGAGTGCCAGTCAATATAAGCCGGAGTACAAGCCTGAGTCTAACAAGTACGAGAGCAGCGGCCAAAGCAAATTCGAGATGGTATCGGCCAAATACGAACCAAATTCCACGACAAAACACGCAATGGTCGATCATGTAGCTGCCAAGTTCGAAATCCCTACGAAAACACCGGACAGGCCATTCGAATTTGATAGGCTAACGATGAAGAGCGATGATAGGAAGAATTTTAACGAGTCGCGAGAGGATAAGACGAAACCGGCATTACCGCCGAAACCGAGCAAACCGAATCCACCACCAAGACTGACTCATCACGAGAAGATCGATATGCCGTCGTCCGAAGGGATCAACGAAAGTAAAATGACTAATGCAAATCTCAATTCAAG GTCGGATAAAGACGAGGATATACCGCCAATTCCTACGTCGGAACCGCCTGAATCTCCCACAGAGACACAGCTGGCCAATCATCAGATTCTCAAGGCTCGGCCGTTGACGTTAAAAAAAGTACCAATATCAGAGCAACCGAAATTAAGATATGCCAAATCCAATGTTCACGTGTCGATAAATAGACGAATTGAGATGCCCCCGGCTTTTCTGTTCCCGGAGACAGAAATTCCGGCGGATCTCATGCAGACTGAACAACAGCAGCAACATCAACCACAAATTATCGACACCACAGACAATTGTAAGAGCATTGTCAGCGACGATATCGGCGACGGGGAAAGGCTGGAGGAAGCGGACATCATCGACGCTCTGAATGTCATCAACATAGAGGACAAGCCGACGAAGATGAAGACCGACTCGGAATTAACCGGAGGGACCGGGGGTGAAATGGAGGTAGACGGAGGCAAAATATCGGAGGTAATGCGGAGGAAAAAAGGAAATCTCAAGTCGTCGAGTACGGGAGGCGGAGGCGGCAAAGTCAATCTATCTAGGCGGGTGTCGTTCGATCCACTGGCGCTACTACTCGACGCTAGTCTCGAGGGAGAACTTGAACTCGTGAAGAAAACCGCGAAAGAAGTGGCCAATCCGAGCTCCGCCAACGATGAAGGCATCACCGCTCTGCATAACGCCATATGCGCCGGTCACCTCGAGATCGTCAAATTCCTTGTAGAATTCGGCTGCGATGTCAACGCTCAGGACAGCGACGGATG GACGCCATTACACTGCGCCGCCAGTTGCAACAATCTGTCCATGGTAAGATTCTTGGTCGAACACGGTGCCTGTATTTTTGCGACCACCCTTTCGGATCATGAGACTGCCGCGGAAAAATGCGAGGAAGACGAGGAAGGATTCGACGGATGTTCGGAGTACTTGTACA GTGTTCAAGAAAAGTTGGGAATCATGAATAATGGTCAGGTATACGCGGTTTTCGATTATGAAGCGCAACACGCTGACGAACTCTCGCTGAAGAACAGCGACTCCGTAGTCGTACTTCGGAAGGGGGATGATAACGAACGGGAATGGTGGTGGAGCAAACTCGGACATAAAGAAGGCTATGTACCTCGAAATTTATTGGGG TTATATCCCAGAGTGCAGCCAGCGAAAGCGGTTGATTAA
- the LOC105201770 gene encoding SAC3 domain-containing protein 1 isoform X2 produces MKRPKADPAKTIKCFSRSAAGQVMTDPNLLRPPRVLLSTVRYLFTKIITRMDLDWASIYDFVFDRLRSVRQDAVIQRVDATTSILLLEPIVRFHIYAAQRLCEKNISEFDAKINNKHLLECIKQLLVLYDQRSCEDVTDNTEVHRDIERLALNDSRSEMEAIYILLHIGNHEALKRALTLSSDLKKSPAIQLATKISLAWYLRNYVYVRHLVTQLPPLLACAFFCNLQSFRRNVLQIMSSGYNSKVLTFPGLKLQELLYYKDISKIQMDCELFGLTFTNENVLFQKSQFNEQILLANPEMYYSSATLHKFIPKILLECTFNDEY; encoded by the exons ATGAAGAGGCCTAAGGCTGATCCAGCAAAAACTATAAAATGCTTCAGTCGCTCTGCTGCTGGACAAGTTATGACAGATCCAAACCTGCTGCGTCCACCACGTGTATTATTATCCACTGTTCGATACTTGTTCACAAA aatAATCACACGAATGGATTTAGATTGGGCATCAATATATGACTTTGTGTTTGACCGATTGAGGTCAGTACGACAGGATGCTGTGATACAAAGAGTCGATGCCACCACAAGTATTCTCCTTCTAGAGCCAATTGTCCGATTTCACATATATGCTGCTCAGAG GTTGTGTGAAAAAAACATTTCGGAAtttgatgcaaaaataaataataaacatttgctGGAATGTATCAAGCAGTTACTTGTATTGTATGATCAACGAAGTTGTGAAGATGTAACAGATAACACAGAAGTACATAGAGATATCGAAAGACTAGCATTAAACGATAGCCGGTCAGAGATGGAAGCTATATATATTCTTCTCCATATTGGAAATCACGAAGCTTTAAAAAGAGCTCTTACGCTTTCATCCGATTTGAA AAAATCACCGGCAATTCAGTTAGCTACAAAAATATCACTTGCTTGGTATTTAAGAAACTATGTTTATGTTCGTCATCTGGTTACACAGTTACCTCCGCTCCTAGCTTgtgcatttttttgtaatttgcaaaGTTTCAGAAg aaatgttcTACAAATCATGAGTTCTGGCTATAATAGCAAAGTATTGACATTCCCGGGACTGAAATTGCAAGAACTTTTATACTATAAAGATATAAGTAAAATTCAAATGGATTGTGAGTTATTTGGTTTGACGTTCactaatgaaaatgttttatttcaaaaatcacAGTTCAATGAACAGATTTTGTTG gcTAATCCTGAGATGTATTACTCTTCTGCCACGTTACATAAATTCATACcaaaaattcttttagaatGTACTTTTAACGACGAATACtga
- the LOC105201768 gene encoding myb-like protein P isoform X5: protein MAARQQREIAQQRRLLEQKEARLAVLRGAQEPAQQDRLARLRHKLDQQQSKLNRLRLLRSQTDQSRVNNATLTSDLDCIRALFNEKEKELSLAVAKVEELTRQLEELRGRQNAPAGGGSAGSIGGSLTGATGNGHLVTPASAELEKLRRELMYRNKMNEQQNQVVSQQRQALAQRQAEMASIDARIAQLQSRLQRKRALNQRLTHQVGPNGGGVGGVNNTGFPDTKLDGFNNSGKLRPAGNIAAIEPYSHIPNDNDFNLNKNDPKYQTLPYNTKFTMNFKAIEDDVNKNKIQHSASASQLGQRPTFQQYGHQIVHSQSQSHIQGQSQLLGSNQQQQQHNQNLGNQPTTIQSNYNNNNNNNNNNNSNNLICNTAHSFSPDNLSQGLRLHQGHQHQQQSQTQQQQNGNLQQKQHNVTGIGSTSTTSNLIGVTVPSIAQTAQNQHRNLQQTVGGHQKPVSSVAPSFSVKSQIYQTSSTKIHPVMPQTLSLLGRGHNNAAQNYNNQQLATANTQLQSSVGNQETNYRHGYPVVQQQQQQQQYPNQTTGIHTSSPAAVYQMQSSSNLIGLHGTATTTTTFGNSSQKYNQSSQVLSSNDLAQSQDQILNNQKAKFESSKSQDKFEHAMPPSNKHEQQQQQMRYDQNLAGKYEIQQQNSKHDSTGSQGKHDQHLHNAKYESQNSQQYVKHEQQQQQHEGRLSNKYDPTFKHDPSSASQYKPEYKPESNKYESSGQSKFEMVSAKYEPNSTTKHAMVDHVAAKFEIPTKTPDRPFEFDRLTMKSDDRKNFNESREDKTKPALPPKPSKPNPPPRLTHHEKIDMPSSEGINESKMTNANLNSRSDKDEDIPPIPTSEPPESPTETQLANHQILKARPLTLKKVPISEQPKLRYAKSNVHVSINRRIEMPPAFLFPETEIPADLMQTEQQQQHQPQIIDTTDNCKSIVSDDIGDGERLEEADIIDALNVINIEDKPTKMKTDSELTGGTGGEMEVDGGKISEVMRRKKGNLKSSSTGGGGGKVNLSRRVSFDPLALLLDASLEGELELVKKTAKEVANPSSANDEGITALHNAICAGHLEIVKFLVEFGCDVNAQDSDGWTPLHCAASCNNLSMVRFLVEHGACIFATTLSDHETAAEKCEEDEEGFDGCSEYLYSVQEKLGIMNNGQVYAVFDYEAQHADELSLKNSDSVVVLRKGDDNEREWWWSKLGHKEGYVPRNLLGLYPRVQPAKAVD from the exons CCTCCGATCTGGACTGCATCAGGGCCCTGTTCAATGAGAAGGAGAAGGAACTCTCGTTGGCCGTGGCGAAGGTCGAGGAGCTTACGCGGCAGCTGGAGGAACTTCGAGGTCGTCAGAATGCTCCCGCCGGCGGTGGAAGTGCCGGTAGCATCGGGGGCAGTCTCACGGGTGCCACCGGCAATGGCCATTTGGTCACCCCGGCCAGCGCCGAACTGGAGAAACTCAGGAGGGAGCTTATG TATCGCAACAAGATGAACGAACAGCAAAACCAAGTGGTGTCCCAACAACGGCAAGCCTTGGCGCAACGGCAGGCCGAGATGGCGTCGATAGACGCGCGAATAGCTCAACTCCAGAGTCGTCTCCAACGCAAGAGAGCATTGAATCAACGATTGACGCATCAGGTGGGTCCTAACGGCGGCGGTGTCGGTGGCGTTAACAACACAGGATTTCCGGACACGAAGCTCGATGGTTTCAACAACAGCGGCAAGTTGAGACCGGCCGGCAACATCGCCGCGATCGAGCCGTATTCGCACATACCGAACGACAACGATTTCAATTTGAACAAAAACGATCCCAAGTACCAGACACTGCCATACAACACCAAGTTCACGATGAACTTCAAGGCTATAGAGGACGAcgtgaacaaaaataaaatacaacacTCGGCAAGCGCCTCCCAGTTAGGACAGCGGCCGACCTTTCAGCAATACGGACACCAAATCGTTCACAGTCAGTCGCAATCGCACATTCAAG GGCAATCTCAATTACTAGGAAGCAatcagcagcaacagcagcacaATCAAAATCTCGGCAACCAACCCACGACGATTCAGTCTaactacaataataataacaacaacaataataacaataacagcAACAATCTCATCTGTAATACTGCGCATAGCTTTAGTCCGGACAATCTGTCGCAAGGTCTTCGTCTTCACCAAGGTCATCAGCATCAACAACAATCACAAACGCAGCAACAGCAAAATGGCAACCTCCAACAGAAGCAACACAATGTAACTGGTATTGGCAGTACATCGACAACGTCAAATCTCATCGGTGTTACTGTTCCGTCGATCGCGCAAACTGCGCAGAATCAACATCGAAATCTGCAACAGACCGTAGGCGGTCATCAGAAACCAGTGTCGAGCGTGGCGCCAAGTTTTTCAGTCAAGTCGCAGATTTATCAAACCTCCTCGACCAAAATCCATCCGGTTATGCCGCAGACGTTGAGTCTACTAGGTCGCGGACATAATAATGCGGCGCAAAACTACAACAATCAGCAGTTAGCGACAGCAAACACGCAGCTACAATCCAGTGTCGGGAATCAAGAAACGAATTATAGACATGGTTATCCCGTCGtccaacaacaacagcagcagcagcaataTCCAAATCAGACGACCGGCATTCACACGTCTTCTCCGGCGGCCGTCTATCAGATGCAAAGTTCGTCGAATCTTATCGGCCTTCATGGGACCGCCACTACCACGACGACCTTTGGAAACTCCTCCCAAAAGTATAATCAGTCGTCTCAGGTGTTGAGTTCTAATGATCTCGCGCAGAGCCAGGATCAAATATTGAATAATCAGAAAGCCAAATTCGAATCGAGTAAGAGTCAAGACAAATTCGAACATGCAATGCCGCCGAGCAATAAACATgaacaacaacagcaacaaaTGAGGTACGATCAGAATCTTGCGGGTAAATACGAGATCCAACAACAAAACAGCAAGCACGACTCAACTGGAAGTCAAGGGAAACATGATCAGCATCTGCACAACGCTAAGTACGAGTCTCAAAATTCGCAACAGTACGTCAAACAcgagcagcagcaacaacagcatgAAGGAAGATTGTCAAATAAATATGATCCAACGTTCAAGCATGACCCTTCGAGTGCCAGTCAATATAAGCCGGAGTACAAGCCTGAGTCTAACAAGTACGAGAGCAGCGGCCAAAGCAAATTCGAGATGGTATCGGCCAAATACGAACCAAATTCCACGACAAAACACGCAATGGTCGATCATGTAGCTGCCAAGTTCGAAATCCCTACGAAAACACCGGACAGGCCATTCGAATTTGATAGGCTAACGATGAAGAGCGATGATAGGAAGAATTTTAACGAGTCGCGAGAGGATAAGACGAAACCGGCATTACCGCCGAAACCGAGCAAACCGAATCCACCACCAAGACTGACTCATCACGAGAAGATCGATATGCCGTCGTCCGAAGGGATCAACGAAAGTAAAATGACTAATGCAAATCTCAATTCAAG GTCGGATAAAGACGAGGATATACCGCCAATTCCTACGTCGGAACCGCCTGAATCTCCCACAGAGACACAGCTGGCCAATCATCAGATTCTCAAGGCTCGGCCGTTGACGTTAAAAAAAGTACCAATATCAGAGCAACCGAAATTAAGATATGCCAAATCCAATGTTCACGTGTCGATAAATAGACGAATTGAGATGCCCCCGGCTTTTCTGTTCCCGGAGACAGAAATTCCGGCGGATCTCATGCAGACTGAACAACAGCAGCAACATCAACCACAAATTATCGACACCACAGACAATTGTAAGAGCATTGTCAGCGACGATATCGGCGACGGGGAAAGGCTGGAGGAAGCGGACATCATCGACGCTCTGAATGTCATCAACATAGAGGACAAGCCGACGAAGATGAAGACCGACTCGGAATTAACCGGAGGGACCGGGGGTGAAATGGAGGTAGACGGAGGCAAAATATCGGAGGTAATGCGGAGGAAAAAAGGAAATCTCAAGTCGTCGAGTACGGGAGGCGGAGGCGGCAAAGTCAATCTATCTAGGCGGGTGTCGTTCGATCCACTGGCGCTACTACTCGACGCTAGTCTCGAGGGAGAACTTGAACTCGTGAAGAAAACCGCGAAAGAAGTGGCCAATCCGAGCTCCGCCAACGATGAAGGCATCACCGCTCTGCATAACGCCATATGCGCCGGTCACCTCGAGATCGTCAAATTCCTTGTAGAATTCGGCTGCGATGTCAACGCTCAGGACAGCGACGGATG GACGCCATTACACTGCGCCGCCAGTTGCAACAATCTGTCCATGGTAAGATTCTTGGTCGAACACGGTGCCTGTATTTTTGCGACCACCCTTTCGGATCATGAGACTGCCGCGGAAAAATGCGAGGAAGACGAGGAAGGATTCGACGGATGTTCGGAGTACTTGTACA GTGTTCAAGAAAAGTTGGGAATCATGAATAATGGTCAGGTATACGCGGTTTTCGATTATGAAGCGCAACACGCTGACGAACTCTCGCTGAAGAACAGCGACTCCGTAGTCGTACTTCGGAAGGGGGATGATAACGAACGGGAATGGTGGTGGAGCAAACTCGGACATAAAGAAGGCTATGTACCTCGAAATTTATTGGGG TTATATCCCAGAGTGCAGCCAGCGAAAGCGGTTGATTAA